The following DNA comes from Oceanithermus desulfurans.
TGGCGGCGCCGATCTTGATCTTGACCTCCTCGGCGGTGCGCTCGCCAATGAGCAGGTTGTGGGCGCGGCGCACGTAACGGATGATCGACTGGTCGAACTCGTTGCCGGCGATGCGCAGCGACTCGGACTGGACGATGCCGCCCAGGCTGATCACGGCGATGTCGGAGCTGCCGCCGCCGATGTCGACGACCATGCTGCCCGCGGGCGCGGCGATGTTGATGCCCGCGCCGATGGCCGCGGCCAGGGGCTCCTCGATGAGGAAGGCGCGCTTGGCCCCGGCGTCGACGACCGCGCGCACCACGGCCATCCGCTCCACCTCGGTGACGCCGCTGGGCACGCCGACCATGACCTGCGGCTTGAAGAAGCGCGCCATGGGCGAGAGCACCTTCTTGAGGAACATGGTGAGCATGCGCTCGGTCAGGGTGTAGTCGGCGATCACCCCGTCCTTCAGCGGGCGCACCGCGATGATGTTGCCCGGCGTGCGGCCCAGCATGCGGTACGCCTCGGCGCCGACGGCCTTGACGTCCTTGCTGTCGCGCACCATGGCGATGACGGAGGGCTCGCGCAGGACGATCCCTTTGCCGCGCACGTACACCAGCACGCTGGCGGTGCCCAAGTCGATTCCGATATCCTCGCCCCTAAACATATCGCCTCATTCTAAACGAAGCTGCAGTAGACGCCCATGAGGAGCTAGCCGAGCCAGTCTTGTACGAAGGGGTTGCCCTGCCGCTCGGCGGCCAGGGCGGTGGCCGGGCCGTGGCCGGGGAAGACGCGGGTGGCCCCGGGCAGCTCGAAGAGGCGGCGGATCGAGCGTTTCAGCTCGTCCAGGTCGGCGCCGGGCAGGTCCCAGCGGCCCACGCCCCCGGCGAAGAGCAGGTCGCCCGAAAAGACCGCGCCCGCCTCCGCCTGATAGAAGGCGACGTGCCCCGGACAGTGGCCGGGCAGGTGCAGCACCTCGAATCCGGGGCCCACGGCGAGCACGCCCTCGGCCAGGTCCACCAGCGGCTCGGCGGGCGGCGGATCGATGAACAGGCCCCAGCGCATCGCCGCCGCGGCCGCGCGCTCGTAGACCGGGCGCGCGGCGGGGTGCAGGAACACGGGCAGGTCGTGGGCCTCCACCACCGCCCGCACCGCGCCGACGTGGTCGAAGTGGGCGTGGGTCAGCAGCACGGCTTCGGGCCGTGCTTCGCTTTCCCGCAGCCAGGCGAGCAGCCGTTCGGGTTCGTCGCCGGGATCGACGAGCACCGCCCGTTCAGGGTCGCTCCAGACCAGGTAGGCGCTGGCCTGCAAAGGGCCGAAGGCCCGCGTCTCGATGCGCATCCCCCGCAGCCTAGCACGCCATACTTGACACAATAGGGCTCATATGATATGCTCCGAGATGGAGGAGATAATAGGAGGAGGTGATGGTATGGCTCTGGTGAAGCGCGAGATTCGCCCGACCGCTGAACTCACCCCCTTCCGCACCTGGGGTCCGATGAGCTTGTTCGACGAGTTCAACCGGCTCTTCGAGGAGACCTTGGGCGACCTCGGCCGCGTGACCGCGCCCGGCACCTACGTGGCGCCGGTGGACCTCTACGAGACCGACGACGCGCTGGTGCTGGAGATGGCGGTCCCCGGGCTGACCGCGGAAGAGATCGACATCAGCCTCGAGGGCAACAAGCTGACCATCCGCGGTGAGCACAAGCCGGTCGAGGATCAGGGCGTTCGTCGCTACTACCTGCAGGAGATCCCGCACGGCACCTTCGTCCGCAGCTTCACCCTGCCGGTGGAGATCAGCAGCGACGAGGTGAAGGCCGAATTCAAGAACGGCATGCTCAAGCTGACCATGCCCAAGGTCGAGACCGCGCGCGCCAAGCGGATCCCCATCTCGGTCGCTCAGTAAGCACGGGAGTCGGATCCGCTCGGGCGGCCGGCCCGGCAAAAGCCGGGCCGGTTCGTTTTATCGCGCCGTCCAGCCCAGGTCGATGGGGAGGCAGCTGCCCGTGATCGCCCCAGCATCGTCGGAGACGAGGAAGGCCACCAGCGCGGCCACCTCCTCGGGCTCGATCAGGCGTTTGATGGCGGCGGGCTCGAGCATCACCCGCTGCACCACCTCGCCCTCGTCCAGGCCCAGGTTGGCCGCCTGATCCGCGATCTGGCGTTCGACGAGCGGGGTGCGCACGTAGGCGGGGCAGACGGCGTTCACCGTCACCCCGGCCTCGCCGGCCTCGAGCGCCGCGGCGCGGGTGAGGCCCAGGAGCGCGTGCTTGGCCGTCACGTAGGCGGCCTTGTAGGGGCTCGCCACCAGCGCGTGGATCGAGCCCAGGTTGACGATCCGGCCCCAGCGCCGCTCCTTCATCCCGGGCAGGAACGAGCGGATCAGCTGGAAGGGGGCCGTCACCATCACCTGCTGCATCGCCTGCCAGACGTCCAGGGGAAAGCGCTCGAGCGGTGCGACGTGCTGGAAGCCGGCGTTGTTGACGAGGACGTCCACCCGGCCGTAGGCGCGGCGGGCCTCCACCGCCAGGCGCCAGACCTCTTGGGGATCGGCCAGGTCGGCGGGCACGAAGACGCCGCCGATCGACCCGGCCACCGCCTCACC
Coding sequences within:
- a CDS encoding 3-hydroxybutyrate dehydrogenase produces the protein MAKSERTALVTGAAGGIGRAVAERLAAEGLRVVLSDRDPGGEAVAGSIGGVFVPADLADPQEVWRLAVEARRAYGRVDVLVNNAGFQHVAPLERFPLDVWQAMQQVMVTAPFQLIRSFLPGMKERRWGRIVNLGSIHALVASPYKAAYVTAKHALLGLTRAAALEAGEAGVTVNAVCPAYVRTPLVERQIADQAANLGLDEGEVVQRVMLEPAAIKRLIEPEEVAALVAFLVSDDAGAITGSCLPIDLGWTAR
- a CDS encoding MBL fold metallo-hydrolase; this translates as MRIETRAFGPLQASAYLVWSDPERAVLVDPGDEPERLLAWLRESEARPEAVLLTHAHFDHVGAVRAVVEAHDLPVFLHPAARPVYERAAAAAMRWGLFIDPPPAEPLVDLAEGVLAVGPGFEVLHLPGHCPGHVAFYQAEAGAVFSGDLLFAGGVGRWDLPGADLDELKRSIRRLFELPGATRVFPGHGPATALAAERQGNPFVQDWLG
- the mreB gene encoding rod shape-determining protein, with amino-acid sequence MFRGEDIGIDLGTASVLVYVRGKGIVLREPSVIAMVRDSKDVKAVGAEAYRMLGRTPGNIIAVRPLKDGVIADYTLTERMLTMFLKKVLSPMARFFKPQVMVGVPSGVTEVERMAVVRAVVDAGAKRAFLIEEPLAAAIGAGINIAAPAGSMVVDIGGGSSDIAVISLGGIVQSESLRIAGNEFDQSIIRYVRRAHNLLIGERTAEEVKIKIGAAKVLSDEDRLVAEVRGRDVVTGLPKTVEVTTDEVVESLAEPLEKLVMGVRRVLEATPPELISDIVDRGILLSGGGALLRNLDHMLQEATNVPVIVAENALDAVAYGTGKALEMIPVLKDTLISSDSVLRR
- a CDS encoding Hsp20/alpha crystallin family protein, encoding MALVKREIRPTAELTPFRTWGPMSLFDEFNRLFEETLGDLGRVTAPGTYVAPVDLYETDDALVLEMAVPGLTAEEIDISLEGNKLTIRGEHKPVEDQGVRRYYLQEIPHGTFVRSFTLPVEISSDEVKAEFKNGMLKLTMPKVETARAKRIPISVAQ